The following is a genomic window from Penaeus vannamei isolate JL-2024 chromosome 27, ASM4276789v1, whole genome shotgun sequence.
atatatatatatatatatatatatatatatatatatatatatatatatatgtatacatacatatatacatacatatatatatatatatatatatatatatatatatatatatatatccttctttctctctctctctctctctctctctctctctctctctctctctctctctctctctctctctctctcctctcctctcctctcctctcatctcatctcatctcagctcctctcctctcctctcctcttctctctctctctctctctctctctatctctctctctctttcgccacacgcgcacatgtacacccacacccaaacacacacacacacaaatacatatacacacacacacatacacacacacacgcatacatacatatacccacacccaaacagacactcatacacgcatatgtgtctgtgtgtacacacacacacacacacacacatacacacacatacacacacacacccacatatatataaatataaacatatatatatatatatatatatatatatatatatatatacatatgtatatatatatatatatatatatatatatatatatatatatatatatatatatatatatacatatgtatatatatatatatatatatatatatatatatatatatatatgtgtgtgtgtgtgtgtgtgtgtgtgtgtgtgtgtgtgtgtgtgtgtgtgtgtgtgtgtgcgcgtgtgtgtgtgtgtgtgtttgtgtttaaatatatatacatatatatatatatatatatatatatatatatatatatatatatatatatatatatatgtatgtatatatatatatatatatatatatatatatatatatatatatatatatatatatatatatatattatatgcatataagtatacacacacacacatacatacatatgcatatgtatatatatatatatatatatatatatatatatatatatatatatatatatatatgtgtgtgtgtgtgtgtgtgtgtgtgtgtgtgtgtgtgtgtgtgtgtgtgtgtgtatatatatatatatatatatatatatatatatatatatatatatatatatatatatatatatatattatatgtatatgtatatatatatatatatatatatatatatatatatatatatatatatatacgtatatatatatatgtgtatatatatatatatatatatatatatatatatatatatatatacatatatatacatatatatatgtatatatatatatatatatatatatatatatatatatatatatatatatatatatatatatatatatatatatgctattatgtTCTATTGTTTTAGCCTTTTAAAATAAGTGactttgtgcgcgtgtgtatttgtgtacgtgatGAGggtgtaaagagagaggaagagacaaagaaaggaagagagtgagacggaaggacagaaatacaaagataaaaatatatgcgtatatgcgtgttCCATGTCGTgaccgtcatcctcatcatcaccatcatcctatcatccttaatatcctcattcttatcatcattactaacagaATCATTCATTACATATGCTCGTATGACACCCCGCGCTCTTCCTCCGCCCCGCCCGCCTTGCAAGCGAGGGCAGGTATATATACAGCCCGAGCGTTCACCCCAAAGCACCAGTGACCCACAAGCACTCAAGCAACATGCAGCTGGTGAGTCTCCTCCGAGGGTCTGGAGGAAAGGGAAACGATATCCCGAGTTTCCCCTGCGCTTTATGACATTTTTTGACAGTTGTTAAGTTCTTAGAATGAGTCGGTAGTTTGTACATTTGGAGAGGACAaggacattatcattactatcttcatcatcattaacatcatagctattattcgcatcattatcattattgttatcaacaatgTCACTGTCATTGCAAGTAATATCACCATTTTCCTGTTTTCACTAGATTCTCATtggtctattattatcatcagtctgtcattatcattcgtatAATTACTCTTCCCAGATCCTCCTCGTCTGTCTGGCCGGCCTGGTGGCCGCCTCCCCGATGCCTCAGAACCGCCACCCTGAGTACGACGCCCAGATCCTGGTGGACGAGCGCGAGGACCGCGGCGACGGCAACTTCAGGTACCGCTTCGAAACCAGCAACGGTATTAACACCGAGAAGGTTGGCACTCCAGGCTCCCAGGGCCAGAGCAACATGCAGGGAGCCTTCAGCTTCCCCCTCCCCGAGGGAGGAGTCGCTCAGTTCACTTACGTCGCCGACGAGAACGGCTACCAGCCTTCCTCCGACCTCctgccccagccccctcccctccccgcccacgtcTACAGACTCCTCGAGATCGCCGAGCAGCAAAGGGCTCAGGGAATCACCTTCGAGAAGAAATAATTAACGCCATTTAACAGACATTCATCATTACCACTAAAATAGAATATACAGTAATGCATTACATTAATAGAAAATGTACATAGCGTATGTGTGGATATCGTGGACTGTATAGGCAGCATGTTTAATAAATGAGTTGCATGATCAAATCTTTTTATTCCAATTGGTTCTTTTATATCTTAAtcagccaatatatatatatatatatatatatatatatatatatatatatatatatatatatatatatatatatatatatatatacatatatatatatatatatatatatatatatatatatatatatatatatatatatatatatatatatatatatatatacatatatatatatatatatatatatatatatatatacatatacatgtatacatgtatatacatatgcatatatatgtatgaatatcatatatatgtatatatatatatatatatatatatatatatatatatatatatatatatacatgtatgcatatatatgtgtgtttatgtgtgtgtgtgcgtctgcgtgtgtgtgtgtgtgtgtagatatgcatatatatatatatatatatatatatatatatatatatatatatatatatatatatatatatatatatatatatatatatatatacatatacatgtatacatgtatatacatatgcatatatatgtatgaatatcatatatatgtatatatatatatatatatatatatatatatatatatatatatatatatatatatatatatatacatgtatgcatatatatgtgtgtttatgtgtgtgtgtgcgtctgcgtgtgtgtgtgtgtgtgtagatatgcatatatatatatatatatatatatatatatatatatatatatatatatatatatatatatatatatatatatatacatacatatatatatatatgtatgtatgtatgtatgtatatgtgtgtgtgtgtgtctgtctgtatatacatatatatatatgtatatatatgtataaatatttatatatatatgtatgtatgtatatatatatgtatatacatataaatatatatatatatatatatatatatatatatatatatatatatatatatatatatacacacacacacacagacacacacacacacacacacatatatatatatatatatatatatatatatatatgtatatacatataaatatatgtgtgtgtgtgtgtgtgtgtgtgggtgtgtgtgtgtgtgtgtgtgtgtgtgtgtgtgtgtgtatgtgtgtgtgtgtgtgtgtgtgtgtgtgtgtgtgtgggtgggagggtgggtgtgggtgtgtatatatattcgagTCTAGTTGTAATATGCGTACATTTACCTAATACGCCATTTTCTCAGGAAGTTTGGGAGTCACGATTCAtgtccaagccccccccccccaaacaccccacCCTGTTCTAAATGTATTCAGTTTTCTTGAATTCAGAGAAGTAAATATTCGAAATGTAGATCATATAAGAAAGCCTTTATTTCGCTAAGACTACGTCTCCATTCACTTTCATTTCATTGATTTAACGGTCCTTTTCAGTCCCTAGATTTCAtcaggaaaattatatatatatatatatatatatatatatatatatatatatatatatatatatatatgtgtgtgtgtgtgtgtgtgtgtgtgtgtgtgtgtgtgtatatatatatatatatatatatatatatatatatatatatatatatatatatatatatatatatatatatataaatgcatatatatatatatatatatatatatatatatatatatgtgtgtgtgtgtgtgtgtgtgtgtgtgtgtgtgtgtgtgtgtgtgtgtgtgtgtgtgcatatatatatatatatatatatatatatatatatatatatatatatatatatatatatatatatatatatatatacatacatttgcgttctttcctttttcctgctTACAGAATACTGATTCATCATTCAGAGTCATGACATCTGAACACACTCAAGTTGGCATGAGGGACGGCATGGTGTGAAACATCTCATTCTGTATCCTCTTGTTAAAATGTATTATCATAGTATCTTAAAGTCTGAATGAAAAATTTTCTACCTCTTTCAATTCTATATCCTTAGCATatcttaaatatatctataaattagaataaacaaacacacatacacacacacacacacacgcacactcacacacacacacacacacacacacacacacacacacacacacacatatatatatatatatatatatatatatatatatatatatatatatatatatatacatatatatatatatacatatatatatatatatatatatatatatatatatatatatatatatatatatatatatatatatatgagctgtctagtttacatttacattacctatttactcaaatgtgagtaaggatagcgaaggtttacacacactccccgtgtgtgtgtatatatatgtatatatatgtatatatttgtatctatctatctatttatctatctatctatctatctatctatatatatatatatatatatatatatatatatatatatatatatatatatatatatatatatgtatatatatatatatatatatatatatatatatatatatatatatatatatatatacatatatatatatatatatatatatatatatatatgtacatatatgtatatatatatatatatatatatatatatatatatatatatatatatatatatatatgtatgtatgtatgtatgtatatacatatatacatgcatatatatatatatatatatatatatatatatatatatatatatatata
Proteins encoded in this region:
- the LOC113811010 gene encoding cuticle protein AMP4, producing MQLILLVCLAGLVAASPMPQNRHPEYDAQILVDEREDRGDGNFRYRFETSNGINTEKVGTPGSQGQSNMQGAFSFPLPEGGVAQFTYVADENGYQPSSDLLPQPPPLPAHVYRLLEIAEQQRAQGITFEKK